In a single window of the Spodoptera frugiperda isolate SF20-4 chromosome 19, AGI-APGP_CSIRO_Sfru_2.0, whole genome shotgun sequence genome:
- the LOC118281057 gene encoding ruvB-like 2: protein MASIAAAQVQEVRSITRIERIGAHSHIRGLGLDDSLEPRAVSQGMVGQKMARKAAGVILQMIREGKIAGRAVLLAGQPGTGKTAIAMGLAQALGPDTPFTSMAGSEIFSLEMSKTEALTQAIRKSIGIRIKEESEIIEGEVVEVVVERAAGGGGARVGRLTLKTTDMETNYDMGAKMIDSLLKEKVQAGDVITIDKATGKINKLGRSFARARDYDATGQQARFVQCPEGELQKRKEVVHTVTLHEIDVINSRTHGFLALFSGDTGEIKSEIREQINGKVAEWREEGKAEMIPGVLFIDEAHMLDIECFSYLNRALESETAPVVIMATNRGITRIRGTNYKSPHGIPLDLLDRMIIVPTSPYSHQELREILNIRCEEEDCQMSADALTVLTRVATETSLRYSIQLITTASLVAKRRKATEVSMEDVKKVYSLFLDEHRSEQFLKEYQDEFMFNDGSGDAPQLMEVSQ, encoded by the exons ATGGCT TCGATAGCAGCAGCTCAGGTGCAGGAAGTGCGCTCGATAACACGCATTGAGCGTATCGGAGCTCATTCGCATATTAGAGGACTTGGTCTTGATGATTCCTTGGAGCCTAGAGCCGTGTCCCAAGGTATGGTGGGACAGAAGATGGCCAGAAAGGCAGCTGGCGTCATCCTACAGATGATTCGAGAAG GCAAAATAGCAGGTCGCGCAGTGCTACTAGCTGGGCAGCCGGGTACAGGCAAAACTGCCATTGCTATGGGACTCGCACAGGCTCTCGGACCTGATACACCGTTCACTAGTATGGCTG GCTCTGAAATATTTTCCCTTGAGATGAGCAAGACTGAAGCTTTGACCCAAGCCATCAGGAAGTCTATTGGAATACGGATCAA GGAAGAATCAGAGATAATTGAAGGTGAGGTGGTTGAGGTAGTGGTGGAACGCGCGGCCGGTGGTGGTGGCGCCAGGGTGGGGCGTCTGACCCTGAAGACCACAGATATGGAGACCAACTACGACATGGGAGCTAAGATGATCGATTCCCTGCTCAAGGAAAAG GTGCAAGCCGGAGATGTGATTACTATAGATAAAGCTACAGGCAAGATCAACAAACTGGGCCGGAGCTTCGCTAGAGCCAGGGACTATGATGCCACCG GCCAGCAGGCCCGCTTCGTGCAGTGCCCCGAGGGCGAGCTGCAGAAGCGcaaggaggtggtgcacacggtgacgctgcacgagatcgacgtcatcaactccaggacacacggcttcctggcgctgttctccg GTGACACGGGTGAGATAAAGTCGGAGATCCGCGAACAGATCAACGGCAAGGTGGCGGAGTGGCGCGAGGAGGGCAAGGCGGAGATGATACCCGGAGTGCTGTTCATTGATGAG GCTCACATGCTGGACATAGAATGCTTCTCCTACCTCAACCGGGCGCTCGAATCTGAGACCGCGCCAGTAGTGATCATGGCGACCAACCGCGGGATCACGAGGATCCGCGGCACCAACTACAAGTCCCCACATGGGATCCCCCTGGATCTGCTCGACAGGATGATCATAGTTCCCACCTCGCCTTACTCGCATCAGGAGTTGAGAGAGATCTTGAATATACG GTGTGAAGAGGAAGACTGTCAGATGTCAGCGGATGCCCTGACGGTCCTGACTCGAGTGGCGACGGAGACTTCACTCCGGTACTCCATACAACTGATCACCACCGCGTCTCTTGTGGCTAAACGGAGGAAGGCTACTGAG GTGAGCATGGAAGATGTGAAGAAGGTATACTCCTTGTTCCTGGATGAGCACCGCTCCGAGCAGTTCTTGAAGGAGTATCAGGATGAGTTCATGTTCAACGATGGATCCGGAG ATGCCCCACAACTTATGGAAGTGTCGCAGTAA